Below is a window of Parachlamydia sp. AcF125 DNA.
TTGAAAAGAGAATAAAAGCGCCCAAACGGAATTAACGTTTAGAAAACTGGAAGCGCTTACGAGCTCCTGCTCGTCCATATTTTTTACGTTCTTTCTTACGTGAATCTCGTGTTAAGAAGCCTGCCGATTTAAAATCGGGGCGAAGCTCTTCTTGATTTTCGACTAATGCACGCGCAAGGCCTAAACGAATTGCAATAGCTTGCCCTTCAACTCCGCCGCCGTTCACGCGAATAATCACGTCGTGTTTGTGAACGCCGCCTAATTTTTCAAAAGGAGCTAAT
It encodes the following:
- the rpsI gene encoding 30S ribosomal protein S9; its protein translation is MEETVTTGRRKTAVASVRLRSGTGKIDINGRALHEYFPLEIQRQVVLAPFEKLGGVHKHDVIIRVNGGGVEGQAIAIRLGLARALVENQEELRPDFKSAGFLTRDSRKKERKKYGRAGARKRFQFSKR